One window of Mucilaginibacter inviolabilis genomic DNA carries:
- a CDS encoding ABC transporter ATP-binding protein, with amino-acid sequence MKTDRPPKNTINSKVTLKERFEALRNLPAFFKLVWQTSRWMTVVNALLRIIRSAMPLGLLYIGKLIIDQVVAVSHEHVKDMAYLWQLVGLEFTLAILTDALSRAITLMDSLLGDLFSNYTSVRIMEHAATLDLDQFEDSVFYDKLERARQQTVGRTILLSQVMSQVQDLITMGFLAVGLMAFNPWLIVLLLIAIIPAFLGESYFNDQSYALTRGQTPERRELDYIRYLGASDETAKEVKIFDLSAFIIDRFRLLSDKFYGDNRRLAIKRSLWGTFFAMLGSLGYYAAYLVIIVRTVNGSVTIGELAFLAGSFRQLRTLLEGILTRFTAVSQGAIYLRDFFEFFEIVPKIKLAENALPFPKSIQQGFTFENVGFRYINSDRWANRHLNFTLYPGEKLALVGENGAGKTTLVKLLARLYDPTEGRILLDGIDLKQYDLTDLRLNVGVIFQDYLRYQMTFAQNIAVGKISEKDNRPLIENSARQSLADILAAKLPHTYDQQLGKRFADGVELSGGEWQKVALARAYMRDAQLLILDEPTSALDARAEYNVFERFAELTKGKSAVLISHRFSTVRMADRILVLEKGELIEIGNHQELLLKGGRYAELFDLQAAGYR; translated from the coding sequence TTGAAGACTGATCGCCCACCAAAAAATACCATTAATAGCAAAGTTACCTTAAAAGAACGTTTTGAGGCTCTACGCAATTTGCCTGCATTTTTTAAACTGGTATGGCAAACCAGCCGCTGGATGACGGTAGTAAATGCCTTGTTGCGCATTATACGGTCGGCCATGCCTCTGGGGCTACTATATATAGGTAAGCTGATTATTGACCAGGTGGTAGCCGTAAGCCATGAGCATGTGAAGGATATGGCCTATCTGTGGCAGTTAGTAGGGCTTGAGTTTACCCTGGCTATATTGACCGATGCACTTAGCCGGGCCATCACCTTAATGGATAGCTTGTTGGGCGATCTGTTCAGCAACTATACTTCAGTCAGGATTATGGAGCATGCCGCCACATTGGATCTGGATCAGTTTGAAGATTCGGTATTTTATGATAAACTGGAGCGTGCCCGGCAGCAAACCGTTGGCCGTACTATATTGCTGTCGCAAGTCATGAGTCAGGTGCAGGATTTGATCACGATGGGTTTCCTGGCCGTAGGTTTAATGGCTTTTAATCCATGGCTCATTGTGTTATTGCTTATTGCTATTATCCCGGCTTTTTTAGGTGAATCATACTTTAACGATCAAAGTTATGCTCTAACCCGTGGGCAAACACCCGAGCGGCGTGAGCTGGATTATATCCGTTACTTGGGTGCCAGCGATGAAACTGCCAAAGAAGTAAAAATATTTGACCTCTCGGCTTTTATTATCGACAGGTTCAGGCTGCTGTCTGATAAATTTTATGGCGATAATAGGCGACTGGCGATAAAACGTTCATTATGGGGGACTTTTTTTGCCATGCTGGGCAGCCTGGGCTATTACGCAGCTTACCTGGTTATTATTGTACGTACGGTGAACGGCAGCGTAACCATCGGCGAGCTGGCATTTCTTGCCGGTTCATTCCGGCAGCTCCGTACTTTACTCGAGGGTATTTTAACTCGTTTTACAGCAGTATCTCAAGGCGCTATCTACCTGCGCGATTTTTTTGAATTTTTTGAGATCGTACCAAAGATTAAACTGGCCGAGAACGCGCTGCCATTCCCTAAATCTATACAACAAGGTTTTACTTTTGAAAATGTTGGCTTCAGATACATTAATTCCGACAGATGGGCCAACCGCCATTTAAATTTTACACTATATCCCGGCGAAAAACTGGCGTTGGTAGGTGAAAACGGCGCAGGTAAAACTACGCTGGTAAAATTGCTTGCCCGTTTGTATGACCCAACAGAGGGCAGGATACTGCTGGATGGTATCGACCTGAAACAGTATGACCTGACAGATCTGCGGCTTAACGTAGGTGTTATTTTTCAGGATTATTTACGCTATCAAATGACCTTTGCGCAGAATATAGCTGTAGGCAAAATAAGCGAAAAAGATAACCGGCCGCTCATCGAAAACTCTGCGCGCCAAAGCCTGGCCGATATATTGGCCGCTAAACTTCCCCATACTTATGACCAGCAACTAGGTAAACGTTTTGCCGATGGGGTAGAGCTATCTGGAGGCGAATGGCAGAAGGTTGCCCTGGCACGAGCTTATATGCGTGATGCGCAGCTATTAATATTGGATGAGCCTACATCGGCCCTTGATGCCCGGGCCGAATACAATGTTTTTGAGCGTTTTGCCGAATTAACCAAAGGGAAATCGGCGGTGCTGATTTCGCACCGATTTAGTACTGTTCGTATGGCCGACCGAATTTTGGTATTGGAAAAAGGAGAACTGATAGAAATAGGCAATCACCAGGAATTATTGCTCAAAGGAGGCCGCTATGCTGAATTATTTGACTTGCAGGCTGCGGGTTACCGGTAA
- a CDS encoding c-type cytochrome, which yields MPFNKKIVATLGLLSVVVLGAMTSMTPKKPQDEGFKNLKVLPKSISGDNLHKVMEEWEHSLGVHCNFCHVRNEETKKMDWASDAKPEKEMARDMYKMMNKINQKYFHAKKDSLGMIMQSGINCNTCHRGTAHPEVVIPAGGGPGGMPPGGQPAAGSPDKKG from the coding sequence ATGCCATTTAACAAAAAAATAGTAGCTACCCTTGGATTATTATCTGTTGTGGTATTAGGCGCCATGACGTCCATGACCCCTAAGAAACCCCAGGATGAAGGGTTTAAAAATTTAAAAGTGTTACCTAAAAGCATCTCTGGCGATAATCTTCACAAAGTGATGGAAGAGTGGGAGCATTCATTAGGTGTACATTGCAACTTTTGTCATGTCCGTAATGAGGAAACAAAAAAGATGGATTGGGCCAGTGATGCCAAGCCCGAAAAGGAAATGGCGCGTGATATGTACAAGATGATGAATAAAATAAACCAGAAATATTTTCATGCCAAAAAAGATTCATTAGGCATGATCATGCAATCTGGCATCAATTGTAATACCTGCCATCGTGGTACAGCTCATCCGGAAGTTGTGATACCAGCTGGTGGTGGTCCTGGTGGCATGCCTCCGGGTGGTCAGCCGGCAGCCGGCAGTCCGGATAAAAAAGGATGA
- a CDS encoding DUF983 domain-containing protein — MENNNYKLAAWPAFVHAKCPRCRRGDMFATSMYGFKGQEMHKTCSHCGLTYEREPGYFYVAMFVSYAFNVAEMVTAAVAISVLTGSHNPWLYVSIILAIAVVLSPFNFRYSRVMLLYWLTPGLHYHPEMSRDKIN; from the coding sequence ATGGAAAATAACAACTATAAATTAGCGGCATGGCCAGCCTTTGTACATGCCAAATGTCCTCGTTGCAGACGAGGCGATATGTTTGCCACAAGCATGTATGGCTTTAAAGGTCAGGAAATGCACAAAACCTGCTCACACTGCGGCTTAACATATGAAAGAGAGCCAGGCTATTTTTATGTGGCCATGTTTGTAAGCTATGCCTTTAATGTTGCCGAAATGGTAACCGCCGCCGTGGCTATAAGTGTACTGACCGGCAGCCATAATCCGTGGTTATATGTTTCTATTATATTGGCTATTGCGGTTGTACTATCGCCCTTTAACTTCAGATATTCAAGGGTTATGTTATTGTATTGGCTTACACCAGGCCTGCATTATCACCCCGAAATGAGCCGCGACAAAATAAACTGA
- a CDS encoding response regulator transcription factor, which produces MNRTIKITIIEDDETIRNGYAYLIGATEGYEVVSTYCSYDEAAKKIAADHPDVVLLDIELPGTNGVDAIPKLKRLLPQCYVLILTVYESEKLIFNALANGASGYLTKNTPSTKIIESIKEVKDGGGPMSINIAKLVIRSFQKNQESPLSRRETQILELIGDGKSRSQIAKELFIDLETVRSHIKNIYVKLDVNSRADAIKMAKQNKLI; this is translated from the coding sequence ATGAACCGCACTATAAAAATAACCATTATTGAAGACGATGAAACCATTAGAAATGGTTATGCTTACTTAATTGGTGCTACTGAAGGCTATGAGGTAGTTAGCACCTATTGCTCTTATGACGAAGCTGCTAAAAAAATAGCTGCCGACCATCCCGATGTTGTACTACTGGATATTGAATTGCCTGGTACCAATGGAGTTGACGCCATCCCTAAATTGAAGAGGCTTTTGCCGCAATGTTATGTGTTAATATTAACGGTTTATGAATCGGAGAAATTAATATTCAACGCATTAGCTAATGGAGCATCGGGATATCTTACTAAAAACACGCCCTCTACCAAAATAATTGAATCTATCAAAGAGGTTAAAGATGGGGGAGGCCCCATGAGCATTAATATTGCCAAACTGGTTATACGTTCATTTCAAAAAAATCAAGAATCTCCACTATCCAGGCGCGAAACTCAAATACTGGAGCTCATAGGTGATGGAAAAAGCCGCAGCCAAATTGCCAAAGAACTATTTATTGACCTGGAAACTGTACGCAGCCACATCAAAAATATATACGTAAAACTCGATGTTAACTCCCGCGCCGATGCCATAAAAATGGCAAAACAAAATAAATTGATCTGA
- a CDS encoding GNAT family N-acetyltransferase — translation MNSIINVRNANEGDLTAILHIYNDAILNTTAVYSEQPHTLEMRQAWYQDRIDNGFPVLVAVTGGKVAGFCTYGHFRVWPCYRYTVEHSVYVDPLFQGQGISKLLLRPLIDIARKNDIHAVIAGIDSENQISYHLHQSLGFRQVAHFKEVGFKFNRWLDLLFMQLLLEEQK, via the coding sequence ATGAATAGTATAATCAATGTCAGAAATGCGAATGAGGGTGATCTGACAGCCATTCTGCACATCTATAACGATGCCATATTAAATACTACCGCCGTTTACAGCGAACAGCCCCATACACTGGAAATGCGCCAGGCTTGGTATCAGGACAGAATAGATAATGGCTTTCCGGTATTGGTGGCAGTAACAGGCGGGAAGGTAGCCGGCTTTTGTACTTACGGACATTTCAGGGTGTGGCCATGTTATCGTTATACTGTTGAACATTCTGTTTATGTAGATCCTTTATTTCAGGGACAGGGTATAAGCAAACTTTTACTGCGGCCGCTTATTGATATAGCCCGGAAAAATGATATTCATGCCGTAATAGCGGGCATCGACAGCGAAAATCAAATCAGTTATCACTTGCACCAATCCTTGGGTTTTAGGCAGGTTGCGCATTTTAAAGAAGTCGGGTTTAAGTTTAACCGTTGGCTCGATCTGCTTTTTATGCAATTATTGCTTGAGGAGCAAAAATAA
- a CDS encoding nuclear transport factor 2 family protein has product MKNKFLVACLISLLSVTSIYAYTGPKTDDKGYTAVIRSFIDSHMNGNYKELNKILDENYTLKIPRGNKVIQQSKSGLVDAMKTEAGTQQNCQSNYEVLAKSDALVIARVDFSYHDSIQHNYLVLEKDDAQEWKITQVCKMFEDLETPAGSNEAVTAKN; this is encoded by the coding sequence ATGAAAAATAAATTTCTGGTGGCTTGCTTAATAAGTTTATTATCGGTCACATCAATCTACGCTTATACAGGTCCGAAAACTGACGATAAGGGTTACACCGCTGTGATCCGCAGTTTTATTGACAGCCACATGAATGGCAATTATAAAGAGCTTAACAAGATATTGGATGAAAATTATACCCTGAAAATTCCTCGCGGCAATAAAGTAATCCAGCAAAGTAAATCAGGTTTGGTTGATGCAATGAAAACCGAAGCTGGCACTCAGCAAAACTGTCAGTCAAACTACGAAGTGCTGGCCAAGAGCGATGCACTGGTAATAGCCCGTGTTGATTTTAGTTATCATGACAGTATACAGCATAATTACCTGGTGCTTGAAAAAGATGATGCACAGGAATGGAAAATTACCCAGGTTTGTAAAATGTTTGAAGACCTGGAAACACCAGCCGGTAGTAATGAAGCTGTAACCGCTAAAAATTGA
- a CDS encoding VOC family protein, producing the protein MKLKYIPVFAEDTDAQISFYTQKLGFNPISNMSFAEGEEYTVLQADNLDVALVVGGNAFKSCIILNTDDCLKDYHLYKTAGVFFSAVPRYLPTGLAAEFLDPSGNRFILLEERNYTEI; encoded by the coding sequence ATGAAATTGAAATATATCCCTGTTTTTGCAGAGGACACCGATGCGCAGATAAGTTTTTATACGCAAAAATTAGGCTTCAACCCTATTAGTAATATGTCATTTGCGGAGGGGGAAGAATATACCGTATTACAGGCAGATAATTTGGATGTGGCTCTGGTTGTTGGTGGCAACGCCTTTAAGAGCTGCATTATTTTAAATACTGATGATTGTTTGAAAGATTATCACTTATACAAAACTGCCGGTGTGTTTTTTTCCGCAGTTCCGCGTTACCTGCCAACGGGCCTTGCGGCTGAGTTCTTAGACCCCTCAGGTAACCGGTTTATATTATTAGAAGAGAGAAATTATACAGAAATATAA
- a CDS encoding HAD family hydrolase — MDTSLHNQFDSIIFDLDGTLWDSTANVALAWQAAISKVDYIDEPMTVERVKSITGMTYDAIFDKLFPNLDTDQRKEVQTLCATSELEILHTKGGDLYPQLEESLKYLGTKYKLYIVSNCQSGYIELFLDLNNMHPHFLGHQCFGTKGNPKADNIKDIVNDHQLKAPVYVGDTMGDYTAAHQAGVPFIFASYGFGKVPDGMVATVDSFSELTELL, encoded by the coding sequence ATGGATACTTCACTACATAATCAATTTGACAGTATAATTTTTGATCTCGATGGCACGCTTTGGGACAGCACAGCCAATGTGGCCCTGGCCTGGCAGGCGGCTATTTCAAAAGTTGATTATATTGATGAACCAATGACCGTAGAACGGGTTAAGTCGATTACAGGCATGACCTACGACGCCATTTTTGATAAACTTTTCCCAAACCTCGATACAGATCAACGCAAGGAAGTACAAACCCTTTGTGCTACCAGTGAGCTCGAAATTTTGCATACCAAAGGCGGTGATCTATATCCACAACTGGAAGAATCATTGAAATACCTGGGCACAAAATACAAACTATATATTGTAAGCAACTGCCAGAGCGGTTATATCGAACTTTTTCTGGACCTGAATAACATGCACCCTCATTTTTTAGGTCACCAGTGTTTTGGCACTAAAGGTAACCCCAAGGCTGATAATATCAAGGATATTGTAAACGATCATCAACTGAAAGCACCGGTTTATGTAGGTGATACCATGGGCGACTATACCGCGGCACACCAGGCTGGTGTCCCTTTTATTTTTGCCAGCTATGGTTTTGGTAAAGTGCCTGACGGCATGGTGGCCACTGTTGATAGTTTTAGTGAGTTGACAGAACTGCTCTAA
- a CDS encoding ligand-binding sensor domain-containing protein translates to MNKYILYQVRVFWCVVFICLMRVFPALGQKYTFAHYDIDDGLIQSQVNRFSMDKDHRLWIATFGGACRFDGKDFLGYSRQNGLPNNYVSTVFSDRAGRVWFGTLDGLAMLHNGKIKNYKPEASQKHNVVTDIIQDANGTIWAVMSYGLFKITGNKMEPVTFDDSSKVTTIAVDKSGKLYAAVYGKGIYTFTRNGWISSTPFSGKYEQLAVRKMLFDKFDAQKAYLLTWKGLFYTNDNQVMPYDPVRMASVKGQLLCIEQDEYKNIWIGTDNGAYCLMDDEIVHYNSSNGLTDISIADIYVDGDNNLWLGSLGNGLYRCEGSKYVTFDGTQGLPESKIIMAITKDWNDHIVLGADGGGLIRYDGKKLSNIATPANSKYLAGIQCLYTDKNKTIWIGTSQAGLWQYDQKGFRQIKGSDEIAYHAITADDNGVIWLATSLGCYYYENGSLKQLDGVPEYSSSLVSAGRDSLFIGTQNGIVLLVNKKVVQTYNQSFLKNSAILTMIKYHNLILIGTDDRGLFAWDLKSNRLKNYTINDGLKANTIYSLIADDADNVWIGTGKGVNQMKFSGAADKFIINDNSGSKEPVFETNQNAILYKDHQVWVATTKSVLVYNTRLQTRSSPPPHIIIENVKLMPQIGRNKDTAFTYLTDGATLTYNQNHLAISFLGIYLKNPTSVSYRYKLVGLDSTFCSPVKNNIVEYPMLPPGKYTFRVKAISPDGKVSPDTANFSFEIIPPFYKTLTFQISAVLFFVLIGFGLQNIWQHSKLQRQQAIEAIKQEEKIKIRQQTAEDFHDDLGNKLTRISILSEILNAKIDQTKTDQHGLIDQIKQNAAALYNGTKDILWALDPKSDNLYETLIHIKEIGIELFQDMPVDFEFNKIDGILKQVKLPMEYSRNITMIYKELLNNALKHAEAGQVILHWAYVDKDMISLRLTDNGKGFNSNTISKGHGMHNIKARAKRINAELLITSEEGKGTVVELKFRKNVDA, encoded by the coding sequence GTGAATAAGTATATTTTATATCAAGTGAGGGTGTTTTGGTGTGTGGTATTTATTTGTTTAATGCGGGTATTTCCGGCATTAGGGCAAAAATATACGTTTGCGCATTATGATATTGATGATGGGTTGATCCAATCGCAGGTGAACAGGTTTTCGATGGATAAAGATCATCGTTTGTGGATAGCCACTTTTGGAGGAGCCTGCCGTTTTGATGGAAAGGATTTTTTAGGATATTCCAGGCAAAACGGGTTGCCGAATAACTATGTAAGCACCGTTTTCTCTGATCGTGCGGGGCGTGTATGGTTTGGTACACTTGACGGATTGGCTATGCTTCATAATGGTAAAATTAAAAATTATAAGCCTGAGGCCTCTCAAAAACACAATGTTGTAACTGATATTATCCAGGATGCAAATGGCACTATCTGGGCCGTAATGAGTTATGGTTTATTTAAAATTACCGGTAATAAAATGGAGCCGGTAACATTTGACGACAGCAGCAAAGTAACTACTATAGCCGTTGATAAAAGTGGCAAACTTTATGCCGCCGTTTACGGAAAAGGGATATATACTTTTACCCGTAACGGATGGATTTCTTCTACACCATTTAGTGGAAAATACGAACAACTGGCTGTGAGAAAGATGTTGTTTGATAAATTTGATGCCCAAAAGGCTTACCTCTTAACCTGGAAAGGCTTATTTTATACAAATGATAACCAGGTGATGCCTTACGATCCTGTGCGAATGGCAAGTGTAAAGGGGCAACTGTTATGTATTGAACAGGACGAGTACAAGAATATCTGGATAGGTACTGATAACGGCGCCTATTGTTTAATGGATGATGAGATTGTTCATTACAATTCATCAAATGGGCTCACCGATATTTCTATTGCCGATATATATGTAGATGGGGACAATAATCTGTGGCTCGGAAGCCTGGGTAATGGGTTGTATCGTTGTGAGGGTAGTAAATATGTGACTTTTGATGGCACACAAGGCTTGCCTGAGTCAAAAATAATCATGGCCATTACTAAAGATTGGAACGATCATATCGTGCTTGGCGCGGATGGGGGAGGACTAATAAGATATGATGGTAAAAAGCTATCCAACATAGCTACGCCTGCTAATTCAAAGTATTTGGCAGGGATACAGTGCCTTTATACCGATAAAAATAAAACCATTTGGATAGGTACCAGTCAGGCTGGGTTATGGCAATATGACCAAAAAGGTTTCAGGCAGATAAAAGGAAGTGATGAAATAGCCTACCACGCTATTACGGCTGATGATAATGGAGTTATCTGGTTAGCAACCTCACTTGGTTGCTATTATTATGAAAATGGCTCGCTTAAGCAATTGGATGGTGTGCCTGAATACTCCTCATCATTAGTATCGGCAGGGCGCGATTCTTTGTTTATTGGTACTCAAAATGGTATTGTTTTACTGGTAAACAAAAAAGTAGTTCAGACTTATAATCAAAGCTTTCTGAAAAACTCGGCTATCCTCACCATGATCAAATATCATAATCTTATCTTAATAGGTACAGATGATCGGGGCTTATTTGCTTGGGATTTGAAAAGTAACCGTTTAAAAAACTATACCATAAACGACGGCCTTAAAGCCAATACCATATATAGCCTGATAGCTGATGATGCAGATAATGTTTGGATTGGTACAGGTAAAGGTGTTAACCAGATGAAGTTTAGTGGCGCGGCTGATAAATTTATAATTAATGATAATTCAGGTTCAAAAGAGCCTGTTTTTGAAACTAATCAAAACGCCATACTTTATAAAGATCATCAGGTTTGGGTGGCCACTACAAAATCAGTTTTGGTTTATAATACCCGTTTACAAACAAGATCCTCACCGCCTCCGCATATTATTATTGAAAATGTAAAGCTGATGCCACAAATAGGCAGAAATAAGGATACTGCCTTCACTTATTTAACAGATGGTGCTACCTTAACTTATAACCAAAACCACCTGGCTATTTCTTTCTTAGGCATTTATTTGAAAAATCCAACAAGTGTATCATACCGTTATAAATTAGTTGGTTTAGACAGTACTTTTTGTTCGCCAGTAAAAAACAATATTGTCGAGTACCCTATGTTGCCACCTGGCAAATATACATTTAGGGTAAAAGCTATTAGTCCGGATGGCAAAGTTTCGCCGGATACGGCTAATTTTAGTTTTGAAATTATTCCGCCATTTTATAAAACGCTTACCTTTCAAATATCAGCTGTGCTATTTTTTGTATTGATAGGTTTTGGCCTGCAAAATATTTGGCAGCATAGCAAATTACAGCGCCAGCAAGCCATTGAGGCTATTAAGCAGGAAGAAAAAATAAAGATCAGGCAGCAAACAGCCGAAGATTTTCATGATGATCTGGGTAATAAGCTTACCCGAATTTCTATACTTTCAGAAATTTTAAATGCTAAAATTGATCAAACTAAAACAGATCAGCACGGGCTTATTGATCAGATCAAACAAAATGCTGCCGCCCTTTATAATGGGACAAAAGATATTTTATGGGCTCTGGACCCTAAAAGTGATAATTTATATGAAACTTTGATACACATTAAAGAAATTGGTATTGAGCTTTTTCAGGATATGCCGGTTGATTTTGAGTTTAACAAAATTGATGGCATCCTGAAACAAGTTAAGCTGCCGATGGAGTATAGCCGTAATATCACCATGATATATAAAGAGCTGCTAAATAATGCACTTAAACACGCTGAAGCCGGACAGGTTATATTACATTGGGCTTATGTGGATAAAGATATGATCAGTTTGCGTCTTACCGATAATGGTAAAGGCTTTAACAGTAATACTATTTCAAAGGGACATGGTATGCATAACATTAAGGCAAGAGCAAAACGTATTAATGCTGAGCTGCTTATTACTTCTGAAGAAGGCAAGGGAACCGTAGTAGAGCTAAAGTTCAGGAAAAACGTTGATGCTTAA
- a CDS encoding AraC family transcriptional regulator produces the protein MLQNIPLYDICSLSDINQDDILVSRFAPYLDTHKNLVATHRHTFYHLVLFTAGAGTHTIDFESFEVKPGQIYFMIPGQVHSWAFKGVTDGYIINFSASFIQSFLLQHGYLDNFSFFSGNLADAVINLPAETYAAIKLLFENILTEVSNPGASAADMIRLLMLQIFIRVNRVTAIPVVNNNSSYNQTLLKNFKNLIEHHYKDIRLPKDYAAMLYITPNHLNAVCKDMMGIPAGEMIRNRVMLEAKRMLTNPQLSINEISLKLNFSDNSYFTKFFKKLEDTTPEEFRKKLLYDHGK, from the coding sequence ATGTTACAAAACATACCACTATATGATATCTGTTCGTTATCTGACATCAATCAGGATGACATATTGGTAAGCCGTTTTGCACCATATCTTGATACACATAAAAACCTGGTTGCCACCCATCGACACACATTTTATCATCTGGTATTATTTACAGCAGGCGCCGGTACACATACTATAGATTTTGAGAGCTTTGAGGTTAAACCCGGGCAAATTTATTTTATGATACCCGGACAGGTACACTCCTGGGCTTTTAAGGGGGTTACGGATGGTTATATTATCAACTTTTCAGCATCGTTCATCCAATCCTTCCTGTTACAGCATGGCTACCTGGATAATTTTTCTTTTTTCAGCGGTAATCTGGCCGATGCTGTGATCAATTTGCCAGCCGAAACTTATGCAGCTATCAAATTACTTTTTGAAAACATACTTACAGAAGTTAGCAATCCCGGCGCATCTGCTGCCGATATGATCAGGTTGCTGATGCTTCAAATATTTATCAGGGTTAACCGGGTAACTGCCATCCCGGTTGTAAATAATAATTCATCTTACAACCAAACCTTGCTCAAAAATTTTAAAAATTTAATTGAGCATCATTATAAGGATATCAGGTTGCCAAAGGATTATGCAGCTATGCTGTATATAACACCTAACCATTTAAACGCGGTTTGTAAAGATATGATGGGTATTCCGGCTGGTGAGATGATCCGTAACCGGGTGATGCTGGAAGCCAAACGCATGCTCACCAATCCACAGCTCAGCATCAACGAAATATCGTTAAAATTAAACTTCAGTGACAACTCCTATTTCACCAAATTTTTCAAAAAACTGGAAGACACCACCCCTGAGGAATTCAGAAAAAAATTACTATACGATCATGGAAAATAA
- a CDS encoding SDR family oxidoreductase: protein MALKTTIITGATSGIGQETALALAAQGHALYLLVRNIPKGERLKNQITGKTGNKEIYVLRCDLADLQSVREAADELNKTLFAVNILINNAGGVFQERHLSKNGFELTLATNHLGPFLLTHCLMPLLQRGQARIINVSSEAHKWGKPRFDDLQWQQAYNGFKAYGMSKLFNIYFAQSLAEKYGDKGILAFSLHPGTVKTGFGADIKGLGKVLFVLATPFMVTVQQAAETSIFLATAPRLEQYNGAYFKKKKKVATSAVATDTESRNKLWAISEKLLSRYLVWPVINAG from the coding sequence ATGGCATTAAAAACAACCATTATTACCGGTGCAACATCCGGCATAGGACAAGAAACTGCATTAGCATTAGCTGCGCAAGGGCATGCGCTTTATCTGCTGGTACGTAATATACCCAAAGGCGAGCGGCTTAAAAATCAAATAACAGGTAAAACAGGCAATAAAGAAATATATGTGCTTCGCTGCGATCTGGCCGATTTACAAAGCGTACGTGAGGCGGCAGATGAACTCAATAAAACACTTTTTGCCGTCAATATCCTGATCAACAATGCCGGCGGCGTTTTTCAGGAACGCCATTTGAGCAAGAATGGGTTTGAATTGACTTTAGCTACCAACCATCTGGGACCTTTTTTATTAACCCACTGTCTGATGCCTTTATTGCAAAGAGGGCAGGCCCGCATCATCAATGTAAGTTCGGAAGCTCATAAATGGGGTAAACCCCGGTTTGATGATTTGCAATGGCAGCAAGCTTATAATGGCTTTAAGGCTTATGGGATGAGTAAATTGTTTAATATTTATTTTGCTCAATCACTTGCCGAGAAGTATGGAGATAAAGGGATACTTGCTTTTTCATTACATCCGGGTACAGTAAAAACGGGCTTTGGAGCAGATATTAAAGGGTTGGGTAAGGTATTATTTGTGTTGGCAACTCCATTTATGGTAACCGTACAACAAGCGGCCGAAACTTCGATATTCCTGGCAACGGCCCCTCGGCTTGAACAGTACAATGGAGCTTATTTTAAAAAGAAGAAAAAAGTAGCTACCTCGGCGGTTGCAACAGACACCGAATCACGCAATAAACTTTGGGCTATCAGTGAAAAACTCCTTTCCCGCTATTTGGTATGGCCGGTTATTAATGCGGGGTGA